The Eriocheir sinensis breed Jianghai 21 unplaced genomic scaffold, ASM2467909v1 Scaffold156, whole genome shotgun sequence DNA segment GGATTTCCAACCTGACTGCATTGTCTTGCCACTTGCTCAAGAGTGTTATGGCAGTggtttgtgtggtcttggtgatgccacattagccaaccatcagatcatctaaaggacaatctacttgctgtcttggttgtaggcgtcacctgattctagatggggttctccccatctaggtaagaaatGTAGGTAAGAAACCACAATAATGAAACCACCTCCAGAACATTGCCCTGGGCTACACCACTCATAACATCTGTCCAGTCAAAACTACACCATTCTTCTATACTCAGTaaggtcattaatatatatatatatatatctatatatatatatatctctatatatatataaatatatatatatatatatatatatatatatatatatatatatatatatatatatatatatatatatatatatatatacacacacacacactatatacgaTACCATAAGTAATACTGCCTCTAGAACATTACCCTGGGCTGCACCACTCATAACATCTGTCCAGTCAAAACTGCACTATATTCAGTAAGATCATAAATATATACCACAAATAATGAGACTAAAACATTGCCCTGGGGTACTCCACTTGTCTTTCCCATCAAAAATTGTAACATTCACTTGTACTGTCTGCTTGATAGGTCTCAAATAAAGGAACAAGACTTCAGACAAAAGCCAGATTGGTGAGGATCATTGTGctggaacatcatcatcatttcatagacgcctgctcctaggagctgccACCAGGGgacggccacggcagaagagtttccaactgtaACGCATCACAGCAATGCTAGGGATGCTAACACAGGCCTCCCCACAGAGTAGCAGAGGGCAGAGGGCGGCGTGCGGCCCTGCATTGCATCAAATCAGCTGCCCCATCACGGCCATGCCCACGCCCGTCATTCTGGGCCAAGGAGAACCTCGGGTGGCAGGCAGCATAGCGGGGGAGGCGGCGGTGCCAGGCCAGGAGGaatgtaagggggaggaggaggagaggtgtattTTGGGATATCTGTTGCCttgtctctctgtccctccacttGTATGATCTTCTACAGTATCTCAGcttctttctagttttctcaTTGCTTTAGCTTTCCTTCTTGTGGTCTGCGGTGTGTGTGGGCTGCTGGAGTGGAAGCTCACAGTGtcagccttcctccctttctgcctgatttgtctctcataataataactgtaataagaaggaaaaggaggaggaaggggagctcaAGTTGGCTTGTAACACTTTTTGCTTCAGCTCTTGGAAATCAAACTAAACTAAACCATTTGTTTTACCACTATATGTTTACTATAAATAGTACATTCAAACCTCTGCAAAGTTGTGGTCAATTACTTGGTGTTCCTCTCACAACCCACGCCACAACTGGGCCACAATATTTGCTGATGTGTAGACTGACTGACATCTTGCAGGCTTTTAAGTTTAAATGTTCAAATAATACATGACATTATATCTCATGAAATCTTTATATAACATATGACATAATATAGCCCAAGAATTTATGTACGTATATACTGCATGAAATTACGTCTGCAGTTGGCGATGACATTTACCGTCTGGCGAGGGAGCAGccgtgggtggtggcagcaactcaTCGAGCGGCGTGGAGGAGGGAGCCGCCAGGGTGGACCACGCCTACAGCCTGCACGTCACCGCCCGCCATGCACTAAGGGCTGTGGGCGTGCATGACCGCCAACCAAGTAAGGGACATGTTTTTAAACGTATCCTATTTTTGTGCATATGTCCATTTTCCTTGTCCTTGTATATCATTGTGTGTTCTCATCCTGTCCCTGTGTGCCCTGAAGTAAATTCCTTCTGTCCCTGTAAATACTTCTAGTCATAAgaacattaggagtctgcaagggaCCGCCACTGTGTGTCTCTGGgtatcctcccacacacacacgcacacacacacacacacacacacacacacacattgcaatccATCTGTGTAGATTATGAATACGAATGATTTAGCTGAAATGaacaatgaagaataaaaatgtatacaaatatttGGCCCATGAACAACTGTGCtcaactgtaaaaaaacaaaaatagatgataaaactctggaaaatattgaaaaacgaGGAAATTAACAGCCAGCCTATCTTCCAGCCTCTCATTCTTCTTACCGTTGTCAGAGCAGCGTCCAGCAGGCTTTTATGTTGATGCATTCactattccttttccctcctcctcctctctctcttctctttctcttcctgtctccccttctccttttcctttccctcctctttctcttcctttcccctcctcctcttttcttcctatccccttctcttcctccttttcttcctcttcaaagcATATatattaggtaaggagttggaggagatagagagagaaagagaaggagaagaagtaggagggggcaggaagagaaggaggagcaggggataggaagagaaagagatgtaggaagaggaagagggggagggtgttTGTAGTGCGAGCCAGTCCTTCAAAACCATTCTGTCCTAAATGTTGGCCCTGAAACATTGGTGTgtgctcattctcttttccttggtGAGAGCAGCGTCCAGCAGGCTTTTTTGTCGCTGCTAATGTGATTTTTGTCCattaagctgcctcccttgctgttgaAAGAAGCTTGTAGCGACTGCACTCTTCCCTCTGTACGTGCATTGTCTCCTATAGTAATGCCTTGATGAATGCTGCTTTCCCATTTCAGAGACTCAGCCCAGAGGAAGAGCCAGGCCAGCACCACCACAGGGACAGAGGACGATGAGGAGAGTGTTCCAACGCTGCTCCAACTCAAGGTTCATAGGCCACACGCTGAGCCCTGCCAAGATGTCCTGCCAGGTGGTCGGCCTCCACCCCTACACCTCCCACTGGTTCCTCCTGCTGCCCCACTACAAGGATGTGCCAAGTATGCCCTCCAGCCTGCAGTCCTTGGATGGTGAGTGCAGTAACGTGCCCCATGCCTCACCCACCCTTGCCTTCATGTCACCTGGCAATGCAACTCTGCCTCAGACTCCAGTAATTTATGTTCACCCACCCTGCTGCCAGCATTTGTTAGGATATAGGAACACACCAATGcttttttattcccctttctcctcctcctcctcctttagatagtctatttcagagagacaccaacacaataacacgcagcaacggtatgaagtagAAGTGAAactgatgtaacacattggtgcgcaaaagttttttcaataatagagtcgtcgatcactggaatagactcccaccgtcagtagttagcgcacagagtatcaatagcttcaagtcttcattggataagtacttcagggatataagattatactgacccttcttcgcatgttttcagacagattgcagcaagacctcaacctaaatccatattattctctcccacaacctagattgcaagtagcgtaagttaacaaaagAGTAAagtaacagttaatgtccgcatgacagatggagtgaggtgtgggtgcagtaaggtgacaggttactggtgcgtgcctagtaccgccggtaaaacgaggatcaagcctccacctcacccatcgtgagtattaggggggattctggggctgtcctgtgtaggccacttggCCTCTTCAAGTctgcctgtgtttctatgttcttatgttcttatgtaatgtaGTCATTTTCcacacagcttaggttaccagtagtgtaagttaagggtagtaatttcctcttatttctctctttactgtaaaatttccatgtccctttcttccttaaaggtacatggtgttctcttctaactatttcctgcacgttgccggagggagaggtgggtgggaaggagccttcatcttttctgtcctgttctaccacacgtagattactagtagtagcggtagtaaactgacacctcgccatagaccgataggtcttctagtgtctgttcttcctatgtattcctcctcctcctcctctcctcctcctgttttactACTCTCCattatcaatcagtcagccagcaccAAGCTTAACAAGGACAAAAGGCATATTTAAATGCATTTTACCAtgataaaaagtataaaaatatagtggaaaattacagagttggcaatgattaaatcaaattgatttaatcaaatgattaaatcattgattttttactaaaaatcatgattttttttttaactaaaagtcttccataagttaaatgatgtgctccaaagatggtaaagtaaaacaacctattcatatgtattgattcatttattctcttcgagGTATATACGCCCCCCCCAAAATtattaaatagataaataaataaatactcctACATTGTTATATCCTCTTGCTCTAttgttgccaacttgccatatgtttttaCTTGGTAAAAATCAGGCGCCTTCTAAGCATCAAAACTATTCCAAGGGTGTCAGGCCTATCAAAACGCCAAAAGACTATCTTTTCACAGCATCCAAAAGATGTATCTAATCACGTTATAAAAAAGCTTAAACTGCCTGTATGTTATCAaatcaacaaaaacaatagaTGGCTTCAAAGCATCAAAAATGGATAAAATCAAATCAATGCATCCAAAACTTCATATATTTCCAAAATGTCAAAAACATCTTCAGATCTTAGCAAAACATCGACACATTATGTTCAGGTCCAGCAGATGAAGCGCGAGGCAGCACAACAAGATACATATCAATATCAGTCTTTATTTCAAGtgacttttttttacaataaataaCCTAAGAACCATAAAATTGAGAGTGTCATTCTTCCCTCTGAGGACTGGGGTTGCAATTAATCAGCAGCGTTCAAAACTAGAAATGAAGCAGCAGTATTTCATATCTTGCTGAGTGAATATTTCTAATCACTCCTGCACCTGGCCCCTGCAGATAGGACATGGATACCTCATGGTTTCTGTGACGCTGTTGCAGCCTACACAGACCTGTGCATTATTGCAAGGCCTGAAGCAGATCGTTCTCTCTAGGGGTGCCAGACACACAGCGCAGGGACAATGATTCTGTTGCTGAGAAGGTTGATTTTCTTAGTCAACAGCAGCTTCATCAGCATCATCTGAATCGTATCTGTCTCGAGTGTGGGCCGCCTCTAGAAACTAAAGGTGCCTGTCCATCGTGTGGCCCACAGCTGAGATAAACTGCATATGAATATACTGTCCATTTCCATGGTGGATCTTACCCCGGATAATGGAGTAGTTGGCCGGCATCTTATTGATAGATGGCACTTTACATTTCTGTTAATTCCTCAGGCTGAAGTGCTCCTGGTGCTACAAGGTACAGACCCCGTTCTGATCTGTCAAGGGTATGACTGAGGCTTTCATTGATATTGCCTCGTGACCCCGAACAGAGTATCACTTGTTAGTTCGAGAATTTGGTTCCCAAGTTAGTCTCGATCATACTGTGTCACACCACTTTACTCGTTGATGTAGAAACATTTGCATtaatggtagttgtgatggtgtaccattgtcaggtagttgtgatggtgtaccattgtcacattgtcaggtagttgtgatggtgtaccattgtcaggtagttgtgatggtgtaccattgtcaggtagttttgatggtgtaccattgtcaggtagttgtgatggtgtaccattgtgaATGTCGTAATACCCATAGTGTCATCATGGACTAGACTTTTGATGCTTTGATAACTTTGATTTTTTTATGCTCAGATGACTTTTAACAATTTGATGCTTTGATAACATCTGgatttattgatatattgatgCCTTCTCATTTTGATGCATTGAAATGATATGAACTTGTTGCTACACTGATGGGATAAGGGTAAAAAGCTGTTTTTGACAAAATGGAAACATTGGAAAATTTGATGGATTTAGTTTTTTGCTGATTTGATGAAATGACAGGACCAGTTTTTGACACATTGATTCTCCCCCCaaaatcctcctcctttagtctttactaacttggcaggcaatgtatcataataataaccaaggttagcaaccaaacagtaacagaagtagatattcttctctgtggtaataatataatattctgtcatgaaaatgacaacttcaggcaactctatctgtcctaaacctgctcctgtaccaactacaaacaagtattgaacaagtatgtatctggatccttgactgtgctcagacttacaggccctaaacttaaacttaaagtaacctatggagactttcaaatcactcagcaggatatatatttataaaaaaaaaataataataataaaaaaatctgaaaattaaaaaaaaaaaaaatcaatgattttttgatttctttgatttaaaaaaaaaatcaccaacccagGAAAATTATTCtagctactccttctcctctaccccccAACACCCCACTGCATTAGAAAGCTGGACAGCATAACGATAGGCTTGATCAAGGTCATTCATCATGTTTGAGTGCCTGCAGTGGCCGGCCCTCACTACCAGTgcatgatggatgagtggaacagaactgGCAGCCATGAGGTGGGTGTCATAATGAGACTCCTTCAGGAAAACTAGAATTAATCCTTGGCAGAGAGGACTGGTGCCATTACTTACTAgaactatcaacagtggtgttccacagggctctgtcctatcacccactctgttcctgttattcatcaatgatctttccttaacaaactgtcctgtccactcatacgctgatggctcaactctgcattattcaacttctttcaacagaagaccctctcaacaggaattacatgactccaggctggaggctgcagaacgcttaacctcagaccttgctatcatttctgattgggataaaaggaaccttgtgtccttcaatgcctcaaaaactcaatttctccgcctatcaactcgacacaatcttccaaacacctctcccatattcatcaataacactcagctgtcaccttcttcaacactaaatatcctcggtctatccttaactaaaaatctcaactcgaaacttcacatctctctcactaaatcagcttcctcaaggttgggcgttctgtacagtctccgccagttcttcttccccgcacagatgctttccatatataagagtcttgtccgccctcgtatggagtatgcat contains these protein-coding regions:
- the LOC126990336 gene encoding uncharacterized protein LOC126990336 isoform X1, with translation MRRVFQRCSNSRFIGHTLSPAKMSCQVVGLHPYTSHWFLLLPHYKDVPSMPSSLQSLDDGVRCGCSKVTGYWCVPSTAGKTRIKPPPHPSPSACRGLRPTLTCAYLVSSGTTLPSLTHRDELIKEWAKPSTL